From the genome of Streptomyces sp. S4.7:
GTGAGCCTGGCCCGTGATCCCCGACGCCCGCGCGCCGGGGCGTACTTGGCCGCGTACTTCACCGGACGCGAATCCATCAACGGCGACCGCAGCGGTGGCACCGACCCCGGAACGCTCTGCGGGTTCGGCGTGCGCGAAGGCCGTACGGTCGCGTACGCGGCCCAGTGCGGCACCGCGACCCTCCCGGCCGGCTACCGCACCGCGGCCAGGCTGATCAGGCTCGCGGACCGGCTGGGGCTGCCCGTTCTCACGCTCATCGACACCCCGGGCGCCGCCAACGACGCCGAGGCGGAGCGTACCGGAGCGGGCGGCGCGATCGCGGATCTGTTCGCCGCCGTGGCCACCGCCCGCGTACCCGTCACCAGCCTGCTGATCGGCGAAGGCGGTTCAGGCGGAGCCCTGGCACTCGCGGCGTCGGGCAACACATGGGCCACACCGGACAGTTACTTCTCCGTCATCGCGCCCGAACTGGCGACGGCCATTCTCAAACGGGCCCCCGAGGAGGCCCGCGCGACGGCCGACGAACTGAGGCTGCGTCCCCAGGACCTGCTGTCGCTGGGGGTGATCCGGGGGATCGTGCCACCGGCGGGGAAGTGAAGTCCGCCGATTTCTCATGGGCCTCTCACCAGGTTTGTCGGACCATATGCTTATGGTGAGTGGGTGACGCAGACGACTCCGCCCGGCTGGTATCCGGACCCAGGACATGAAGGTGAAGGCCCGCCTCGGGAACGGTGGTGGGACGGGTCGGCCTGGACCGACATGGTCCGCTCCGACTCGGCGACGACCTGGAGCGCGGCTTCCGGACCTGGCGCGCCTGTCGGCCCCGGCGCGCCGGGCATGCCGCCCTACCCGGCGGCGCCGCCACCGGGCGACGGCGGGCGCGGCCGGCGGATCGCCCTCGCCGTCACCGCGGCGGTGGTGGTGCTGGCCGTCGTCGGAGGCTTCCTCCTCCTCCAGGAGGACGGGGACAGTTCGGCGGACAGGGCGGGTTCGACGCCGTCGACCGCACCGAGCAAGCCGGGTCAGGAGCGGCCGGCACCGGGCGAATCACAGCCGCCCGGCGGCCCCGACGCGCCCGACGGAGGCGGTCCTGGCGGTGGAGGCGAGGACGGCGGCCCCGAACAGGAGATCCCGACCGAGGACGGTTACGCCACCGACATGGCCAGCGGCATCAGCATCCCGGTGCCGGACGGCTGGAGCGGTCAATCGGGCCCCGTCGGCGCCGGAGTGAGCACCGGGGATCACCCGTGCCCGGGTGATCCGGACGAGTCCTGCGTACGCGGTGGCGTGAACTCCGTCCCGGCGATCGCCCTGGAGATCAAGGCCACCATCCCCAAGGCGGCGGCCGAGGCCGACATCGAGAAGAACGCCGAGGAGTCCTACGGCGGCGAGAGCTACGGAGAGATCTCCTCGCACGAGGAGCTGAAGTCCGAGGCGGTGACCGTCGCGGGCAAGAAGGGCTATCTCGTGCGGTGGAAGGTCGTCACCGGCAAGGGCGACGACGGGTACGTACAGTCGCTCGCCTTCCCGTCACCCGCCCCCGGCGCACAGGGCATGCTGATCATCGTGCGCTCCGGATTCGACATCAACGACAAGGCGCCCGAGCTGCCCGTGATGGACGAGATCACCGGTGGCATCAAGGTCGCGGCGGGCGGCGGAGCCGGCGCGGGCGAGAAGGTCTGAGACCGGCCCCTGCCCACGCGGCGGGGTCCGGGCAGGGCGTACATACGGGGCCACCCCACGGCCGGTGGCCGGTCGTCACGACCGGCCACCGGCCGTCGGCGTCCCCGTGGTACGCCTCCGGTGCGTTCGGCCGGACCGCGCGCTCGTGGGCCGCGCCTGTCCTCGACCGC
Proteins encoded in this window:
- a CDS encoding DUF2510 domain-containing protein, with the translated sequence MTQTTPPGWYPDPGHEGEGPPRERWWDGSAWTDMVRSDSATTWSAASGPGAPVGPGAPGMPPYPAAPPPGDGGRGRRIALAVTAAVVVLAVVGGFLLLQEDGDSSADRAGSTPSTAPSKPGQERPAPGESQPPGGPDAPDGGGPGGGGEDGGPEQEIPTEDGYATDMASGISIPVPDGWSGQSGPVGAGVSTGDHPCPGDPDESCVRGGVNSVPAIALEIKATIPKAAAEADIEKNAEESYGGESYGEISSHEELKSEAVTVAGKKGYLVRWKVVTGKGDDGYVQSLAFPSPAPGAQGMLIIVRSGFDINDKAPELPVMDEITGGIKVAAGGGAGAGEKV